The genomic segment GTGTTCGGAGTGGAACCGACAAACCCGGAAATCACCGTGGAGATTCCGTTACCGAAAATGGAACGGTCAAGCCCCGGGTCTTTCATCAGGTCCCTGCCGACAATGTTCCCGGTCACAATCAGGTGTCCGATATGTTCGGCAATCACCACAAGGGCGGCCGGAAGAATAATTGAGATGCTTGAAAAATCGAAGGTCGGTTGATAAAACGTCGGCAGGGAAATCCATCCTGCCTCAGCAACCGGTTTGAAATTCACCAGTCCGACCCCTATGGCAATGACATAACCGGAGACCATGCCAATTAGAATCGGAATAATCTTGAAAAATCCTCTGAACAGCACCCAGCCGAGCAGCGTAATCGACGCCGTCAGCATCGATGTGACCAACGTCGCCGCGTCAGGTGACCATTTCTGCCCGGCGGCTGCAATCAGTCCGGCGTTCTGCGCCGCCGTCGGAATCAGCTGCAGTCCGATAATAGCGACAATCGATCCCATCGTTACCGGCGGAAAGACAACATCCAGCCATTTTGTCCCGACCAGGTGAACAATCAGTGAAATGATAATAAAGACCAGTCCAACGGCAATAAACCCTCCGAGCGCCGCCTCATAACCTTTGCCTCCGATGACATAGAGCACAGGGGAGATAAAAGCAAAACTGGAACCGAGGTAAGCCGGAATTTTTCCCCGACAGATGAAAATATAAATCAGTGTACCGATCCCGTTCATCAGCAGTATGGTTGCCGGGTCGACTTTGAAGATGATCGGAACCAGAACGGTCGAACCAAACATAGCGAATAAGTGCTGAAAACTTAAAGGAATACTTTCGAGCAGCGGCAGCTTTTCATCTACCTGAATCTCGCGCTGCGACACGTTCAATCCCCCCATATTTATTTTTTCCTGTCTAGTATACCCGATTACAGGCAGGCAAAAAAGGGCAAAAAAAAAAGAGATATCCAATCGAATACCTCCTGTTGCAGGTGACTTATTCAGATCAGTCAGTTCTTCGACCCGATACCGATGAACTGAAGGATATAAAGGAACAGGTTGATGAAGTCCAGATAAATCGATACAACAATCATTGGAATATCTTCATCACTGAACCCGTG from the Sporolactobacillus sp. Y61 genome contains:
- the uraA gene encoding uracil permease — its product is MSQREIQVDEKLPLLESIPLSFQHLFAMFGSTVLVPIIFKVDPATILLMNGIGTLIYIFICRGKIPAYLGSSFAFISPVLYVIGGKGYEAALGGFIAVGLVFIIISLIVHLVGTKWLDVVFPPVTMGSIVAIIGLQLIPTAAQNAGLIAAAGQKWSPDAATLVTSMLTASITLLGWVLFRGFFKIIPILIGMVSGYVIAIGVGLVNFKPVAEAGWISLPTFYQPTFDFSSISIILPAALVVIAEHIGHLIVTGNIVGRDLMKDPGLDRSIFGNGISTVISGFVGSTPNTTYGENIGVLAITRVYSTWIIGGAAVIAVLLSFIGKLSALITTIPSAVVGGISLILFGVIATNGFRIFVESKVDFAKSQNIILATVIFAAGISGATIQIGLVPFNGMGLATLVGILLSLFFALMNKLHWSNEE